A region of Panicum virgatum strain AP13 chromosome 8N, P.virgatum_v5, whole genome shotgun sequence DNA encodes the following proteins:
- the LOC120686609 gene encoding uncharacterized protein LOC120686609, whose translation MSTTSSCEAKKGKDHISDLRETFANLRKHGLKLNPEKCVFGVRRGKLQGCMITERGIEANPVKIEAIKRMRPHSTKKEVQKLTGRLASLNRFISRSAEKSLPFFKVLKGTDNFHWGTEQDKAFEDLKKYLENLAVMASPSPGAELLLYIATSSSVVSAALVEERMVEDTLKQLPIYFISEALNGSKLLYSEMEKMAYAVVMAARKLRHYFQSFKIKVPTSFPLRDMFENREASGRIGKWATLLASHTIDFISRSAIKSQVLADFVADWTPSAASQNPPVIEAIWQLECDRAYCKNGSGTSAILTTPSGTQLKYAARLDFLGCTNNVAEYEGLLLGLRKARALGARRLSIKSDSELITNHIGKTYRALKPELAKYLAAVRNMEKYFLGFSVRSFPRIQNKQADVLAKVAAENDPLTPDVFFETIKSGSVNCAEESAKFVNAISSEDWRSKIMAYLPGHFVLEDEKEEKQLALRARSYSIVNDTLYRAGVCAPLLKCISQVEGRQLLQEIHAGMCSSHIGTRALVGKAFREGFYCPSAVANAHEIVRNCPNCQKHAHYSKFPPEEVHLIPPRLASRVMGHRYCGAHANSARQLQIRSSCCRIFLKMD comes from the coding sequence ATGTCGACGACGTCGTCGTGCGAAGCAAAAAAAGGCAAAGATCATATTTCAGACCTTCGAGAAACCTTCGCCAACCTTCGCAAGCATGGGCTTAAACTGAATCCAGAAAAGTGTGTCTTCGGGGTCAGAAGGGGGAAGCTTCAAGGATGCATGATCACAGAGAggggcatcgaggcaaacccagtaAAGATCGAAGCAATCAAAAGAATGCGACCACATTCGACCAAGAAGGAGGTGCAGAAGTTGACAGGACGCCTAGCTTCGCTAAATAGATTCATTTCACGATCTGCAGAAAAATCACTCCCTTTCTTCAAAGTGCTAAAGGGCACAGATAATTTTCACTGGGGTACTGAGCAAGACAAAGCATTCGAAGATctgaagaagtacttggaaaacTTGGCGGTGATGGCAAGCCCTTCGCCTGGGGCAGAGCTCCTGTTATACATCGCAACTTCAAGCTCCGTGGTGAGTGCGGCATTAGTTGAAGAGAGAATGGTCGAAGACACCTTAAAGCAGTTACCAATCTACTTCATATCCGAAGCCTTAAACGGATCGAAGTTGCTCTACTCTGAAATGGAAAAGATGGCCTATGCAGTGGTAATGGCAGCCAGGAAGCTTCGTCATTATTTCCAGAGTTTCAAGATCAAAGTCCCAACATCTTTCCCTCTTCGAGACATGTTTGAGAACAGAGAGGCCTCAGGTAGAATTGGGAAATGGGCAACACTGTTGGCATCGCACACCATTGATTTTATCTCGCGAAGCGCAATTAAGTCTCAAGTCTTGGCGGATTTCGTTGCTGACTGGACACCGTCAGCAGCTTCGCAAAACCCCCCAGTCATTGAAGCAATTTGGCAATTAGAATGTGACAGAGCCTATTGCAAGAATGGCTCAGGCACTTCAGCAATTCTCACAACACCTTCGGGGACCCAACTCAAGTACGCAGCTAGGCTGGATTTTCTAGGATGTACAAATAATGTGGCAGAATATGAAGGTTTGCTTCTAGGCCTTCGCAAGGCAAGAGCACTTGGCGCGAGGAGGTTGTCCATCAAGTCTGACTCTGAACTCATCACAAACCACATTGGCAAGACATACAGAGCACTCAAACCAGAGTTAGCGAAGTATCTGGCAGCTGTCCGCAAcatggaaaaatattttttgggtttTAGTGTGCGAAGCTTCCCCAGAATACAGAACAAGCAGGCAGATGTCCTGGCGAAGGTAGCTGCAGAGAATGACCCATTGACTCCAGATGTGTTCTTTGAAACAATAAAGAGTGGTTCGGTAAATTGCGCCGAAGAGTCAGCGAAGTTTGTCAATGCCATTTCAAGCGAAGACTGGAGGTCAAAAATTATGGCTTACCTTCCAGGACATTTTGTACTGGAGGACGAGAAAGAGGAAAAACAACTTGCCCTTCGAGCGCGAAGCTATTCAATAGTCAATGACACATTGTATCGAGCGGGTGTCTGTGCACCGTTGCTGAAATGCATCTCACAAGTCGAAGGCAGGCAACTGCTACAGGAAATTCACGCGGGAATGTGCTCTTCGCATATCGGGACGAGGGCTCTGGTGGGAAAAGCTTTCCGCGAAGGGTTTTATTGTCCTTCGGCTGTGGCGAACGCCCACGAGATCGTGCGCAATTGCCCAAATTGTCAGAAGCATGCCCATTATAGCAAGTTCCCACCCGAAGAAGTCCACCTCATACCCCCCCGTCTGGCCTCTCGCGTGATGGGGCATCGATATTGTGGGGCCCATGCCAACAGCGCCAGGCAACTTCAAATACGCAGCAGTTGCTGTAGAATATTtctcaaaatggattga